Below is a genomic region from Flexivirga aerilata.
GGCACACTCCGCGCTGGGGCAGCCTCCTGCGGTCCGCGAGCCCGCGGAGCTTGCGCTCGGCTTGCTCCGGGCGTGGGAGGCCGCCGCGGTGTGCGTGACCTGCGGCGCGGACGGGGCCTGGCTGGCAACGACCGAACCGGAGCCCTACTTCGTGCCAGCCGCGGTCTCGCACGGCACCGACTCATGCGGTGCGGGCGACTGCCTGTCGGTGGCAGTCACGCTGGCGCTCACCGACGGGGCGACGACACCAGAAGCGGTGCACCGCGGTGTGCAGGCCGCGTCACGCTGGGTGGCGCAGGGCGGGACGGCCAGTTTCCGGGAGCGACAGGGACCGGCGGAAAATCAACAGTGCGAGGCCAATTCGGCACTCTCTGGGCCCCGCGGCGTATTGGTCGCGACCGGCGGTTGTTTCGACGTGCTGCACGCCGGGCACCTTGCGTCCCTGGAGGCAGCGCGCCAACTCGGCGATGGTCTGGTCGTGCTGCTCAACTCCGACAGTTCGGTACGGCGGCGCAAAGGTCCCGGTCGGCCGGTGCAACCGGTGCACGATCGCGCGCGAGTGCTGCGCGCACTCTCGGTCGTCGATGACGTCGTGGTCTTCGACGAGGACGATCCGAGCGATGCGTTGCGTCGCATCCGCCCGGACATCTGGGCCAAGGGAGGCGACTACGACGCGCACTCGCTGCCCGAGGCCGAGGTCGTCCGCTCGTGGGGCGGCCGGGTCGTCCTCCTCCCCTACCTCAACGGCCGATCCACCACATCACTCCTTCGTCGACACCAGGAAAGGACCATGCATGACAACGTCAGCTGAGTTGGGAACGGTCATCGTGACAGGAGGCGCCAGCGGTCTGGGAGCAGCTGTTGCCGCTGCAGTGCGGGAGGCCGGAGGCACCCCCGTCGTACTCGATCTGAAGCCACCGGACACCGATCATGCCTACGTCGAGATGGACCTCGCCGACACGCGGGCGACGGAAGCGGCAGTCGCGCAGGTCGCCTCCACGTATGGCGACCTGCGCGCAGTGGTCACCTGCGCCGGCACCGACGCATGCGGTGCGCTCGACCAGGTCTCGGGCGAGGCCTGGGACCGGGTGCTCGCAGTCAATCTGCTCGGCACCGCCGCGGTGGTGCGGGCCGCAGTCGGGCCGCTACGCGCCACTCACGGGCGTATCGTCACGATCGGCTCCACGCTCGGCCTGCGACCGGCGGGTGACGCCACGGCCTACTGCGCCTCCAAGCACGGGATCGTCGGCTTCAGCCGCGCGCTCGCCATGGAACTGGCCGGTCAGGTCGGGGTGACGATGGTCGTGCCGGGCGGCATGCAGACCCACTTCTTCGACGGCAGACCGGAGCAGTACCGGCCGGGACCGGACGCCGACCTGATGGACCCCGCCCACGTCGCGACGGCGGTCGTGGGAGCGTTGCGGCAGCCTGCGGGGGTCGAATTGCGCGAAGTGATCGTCACCGCCTCGACTGAACCTTCCTGGCCGTAGACGCTGCAGCCGCGAGCGAATTCGTCACATCGTTCGGTCCGACGCGGCGCGTAAGCAGCGTCGAAGGCCGGCGACGGTGCGCTGTTCCGGAAATGACCGCGCGCGCGACGCAGCTCGATCGATGGCTTCGTCGGTGCGCCGTACCTCCGCGTCGCTCGGCACTCCCGCTGGGGACCGGACGATGAGATCCCGCAATGACGTGACTGCCTGCGCCAGGGTCGGGACCATGGCTCGTCGCAGGGCGGGCACCTCTTCGAGCGTCTCGCGTGCGAGATCCTCCGTCATACCGGCACAGCGCTCGGTGGCGCCGGCCAACGCGAGCACCTCCGAGCGCGACCCCTGCCATCGCTGCCGGCGCGGGTTGCCGTGTCCGGCGCGGCGTGCCTGTGACATGGCGGTGCGCAGACGCTGTCTCGACTCGGGCAGGGAAGCCGCCGCCGAGGACAGGTCGTCCGCGCGTTCGTCGGCCGTGGCGTGGTCCGCCTCCAGCAGCCCGCTCAGCGCGCTCAGCACACGGACGATATCCCTGCGCACCGCGCGGCCGGCTCGCTCGGTTTCGTGCAACGCCAACGGGGGAAACACGACGCTGTTCACCACAAGGCCCACCCCGGCACCGAGCAGCAGTTGGGACATGTAGCCCACGACATATTCCGTGGTGTGCGTCTGGCCGGCTGTGAAGACGAACAACGCAGCCAGCGGCACCCATGAGCCCTGGTCGGCGAGCTTGCGCAGATTTCCGAGCAGCAC
It encodes:
- a CDS encoding PfkB family carbohydrate kinase; amino-acid sequence: MSGSAEADIVVVGDVLLDRDLIGTTDRLCPDAPAPVVDVRSVRSGPGGAGLAALLAAPDTRSVTLVAPIADDARGAQLRALLEAHGVQLVAMEHLGATRRKTRVRAGSYSLTRFDEGGPGTPGVPPEEALRRIRDADAVLVADYGAGTAAEPHVRAALQRRARAGGLLIWDPHPRGGPPVAHTTVVTPNLSEAHSALGQPPAVREPAELALGLLRAWEAAAVCVTCGADGAWLATTEPEPYFVPAAVSHGTDSCGAGDCLSVAVTLALTDGATTPEAVHRGVQAASRWVAQGGTASFRERQGPAENQQCEANSALSGPRGVLVATGGCFDVLHAGHLASLEAARQLGDGLVVLLNSDSSVRRRKGPGRPVQPVHDRARVLRALSVVDDVVVFDEDDPSDALRRIRPDIWAKGGDYDAHSLPEAEVVRSWGGRVVLLPYLNGRSTTSLLRRHQERTMHDNVS
- a CDS encoding SDR family oxidoreductase; translation: MTTSAELGTVIVTGGASGLGAAVAAAVREAGGTPVVLDLKPPDTDHAYVEMDLADTRATEAAVAQVASTYGDLRAVVTCAGTDACGALDQVSGEAWDRVLAVNLLGTAAVVRAAVGPLRATHGRIVTIGSTLGLRPAGDATAYCASKHGIVGFSRALAMELAGQVGVTMVVPGGMQTHFFDGRPEQYRPGPDADLMDPAHVATAVVGALRQPAGVELREVIVTASTEPSWP
- a CDS encoding FUSC family protein, with product MSESTDVRAAKVARVGRIAHHRLVGMSLKTALAAGIAWQLGMILPAYLPQYAFYAPLGALTVMYSSLYDSAVEGLRVLAAVATGVLVSLTLQLVAGPNALSVAVALGVGVLLGNLRKLADQGSWVPLAALFVFTAGQTHTTEYVVGYMSQLLLGAGVGLVVNSVVFPPLALHETERAGRAVRRDIVRVLSALSGLLEADHATADERADDLSSAAASLPESRQRLRTAMSQARRAGHGNPRRQRWQGSRSEVLALAGATERCAGMTEDLARETLEEVPALRRAMVPTLAQAVTSLRDLIVRSPAGVPSDAEVRRTDEAIDRAASRARSFPEQRTVAGLRRCLRAASDRTM